In Neorhizobium galegae, the following proteins share a genomic window:
- a CDS encoding ornithine carbamoyltransferase has translation MGVSEGSDFLEFHDLPTEAVLAILKRAGELGEAWRERRMPKSLEGRRVALIVDDGGWRNTTAFDLGIQTMGGICTHVPASLGGREAVADLAGYLDNWFDMIVVRTPELASLRELAANARAPVINARTRSNHPCETLGDLAYVRAKRGGIDGLKIAGVAPDANILRSWVEASISLPIEVVQVYPDDWHVSDPALLNPNFRLSTDMRELEDADVIFTDSWPSGVAEGEVADYRISAEVLDRCRLDAIFIPCPPVARGQEVTADAMAHPACQSAAAKAFLLHAQNALMEWIAARTGV, from the coding sequence ATGGGTGTCTCTGAGGGTAGCGATTTTCTGGAATTTCATGACCTGCCGACGGAGGCGGTGCTGGCAATCCTTAAACGCGCCGGCGAACTTGGCGAAGCGTGGCGGGAACGGCGAATGCCGAAAAGCCTCGAGGGCAGACGGGTCGCCCTGATCGTCGACGATGGCGGCTGGCGCAATACGACGGCCTTCGATCTCGGTATCCAGACGATGGGCGGCATTTGCACGCATGTGCCGGCCAGCCTCGGCGGGCGCGAGGCGGTTGCCGATCTGGCGGGTTATCTCGACAACTGGTTCGACATGATCGTCGTCCGCACGCCGGAGTTGGCCTCGCTCCGGGAACTTGCAGCAAATGCCCGGGCGCCGGTCATCAATGCCCGGACGCGATCGAACCATCCTTGCGAGACGCTTGGCGATCTCGCCTATGTCAGAGCCAAAAGGGGCGGCATCGACGGGCTGAAGATCGCCGGTGTGGCGCCGGACGCCAATATTCTGCGGTCCTGGGTGGAGGCGTCGATCTCGCTGCCGATCGAGGTGGTGCAGGTCTATCCGGACGATTGGCATGTCAGCGACCCGGCGCTTCTCAATCCGAATTTCCGCCTGAGCACGGATATGCGCGAGCTTGAGGATGCGGACGTCATCTTCACGGATAGCTGGCCGAGCGGGGTGGCGGAAGGCGAGGTCGCCGACTATCGCATATCGGCCGAGGTTCTCGATCGCTGCCGCCTGGATGCGATCTTCATCCCCTGTCCGCCTGTGGCGCGAGGGCAGGAAGTGACCGCGGATGCGATGGCGCATCCCGCCTGCCAGAGCGCAGCGGCGAAGGCGTTTCTGCTGCATGCGCAGAACGCGCTGATGGAATGGATTGCCGCCCGAACCGGGGTTTAA
- a CDS encoding MBL fold metallo-hydrolase yields the protein MKLQLIRNATLKLSYAGRSILIDPYFAPRHSLPSYTGKSANPLTDLPLSVEEVLQGVELVIVSHLHTDHFDSVAKQRVPKHLPLICQPGDEATIAAEGFTDVEPLEGELVWQGITITRREGSHGLGPVREKMGSVMGLTLAAPGEPLIYWAGDTVLYPPVLETVERVVPDVIVSHSCGALWDGDLIVMDAAETIELCRSAPEATVVAAHMEALDHATVSRAHLREAAGSAGIGPSRLLIPADGDVIDLPAR from the coding sequence ATGAAGCTTCAATTGATCCGCAATGCGACGCTCAAGCTTTCCTATGCGGGCCGCAGCATCCTGATCGATCCTTATTTCGCACCTCGTCACAGCCTGCCGTCCTATACCGGAAAATCCGCCAATCCGTTGACGGACCTGCCGCTTTCGGTGGAGGAGGTCTTGCAGGGTGTCGAACTGGTGATCGTCTCCCATCTCCATACGGACCATTTCGATTCGGTGGCCAAACAACGTGTCCCGAAACATCTGCCGCTGATCTGTCAGCCGGGCGATGAGGCGACAATCGCTGCAGAAGGTTTTACCGATGTGGAGCCGCTCGAGGGGGAGCTCGTCTGGCAAGGCATCACGATCACGCGCCGTGAGGGCAGCCACGGGCTTGGTCCGGTCCGGGAAAAGATGGGGTCGGTAATGGGACTGACGCTTGCCGCGCCCGGTGAGCCGCTCATTTATTGGGCGGGCGATACGGTCCTTTATCCGCCGGTACTGGAGACGGTGGAGCGCGTCGTGCCCGATGTCATCGTCAGCCATTCCTGCGGCGCCCTCTGGGATGGCGACCTCATCGTCATGGATGCGGCGGAAACGATCGAACTCTGCCGGTCCGCGCCTGAGGCCACGGTTGTCGCGGCGCATATGGAGGCGCTCGATCATGCCACCGTTTCGCGTGCACATCTGCGCGAGGCGGCTGGTTCGGCCGGAATCGGCCCATCGCGCCTGCTGATTCCGGCAGACGGCGATGTGATCGACCTGCCGGCCCGCTGA
- the galU gene encoding UTP--glucose-1-phosphate uridylyltransferase GalU, whose product MAQQQKIRKAVFPVAGLGTRFLPATKAVPKEMLTVVDKPVIQYVVDEAAEAGIEHFVFVTGRGKGVIEDYFDIQYELEQMLRERNKNAELTLLAGLLPVAGTASFTRQQVPLGLGHAVWCARDIVGNEPFAVLLPDMIMAGGKGCLKGMVDLYAESGGNVIAVQECDPEQAHKYGIVGIGSPVGEGFKITQMVEKPAKGTAPSNLYINGRYILQPEIFKILETQERGAGNEIQLTDGMLALLKSQEFAAYPFKGDTFDCGAKDGFILANLAFALQRPDIRPAIEGPMKALLASLK is encoded by the coding sequence GTGGCACAACAACAAAAGATCCGTAAGGCAGTGTTTCCGGTAGCAGGTCTGGGCACGCGCTTCCTGCCCGCGACCAAGGCGGTGCCGAAGGAAATGCTGACCGTGGTCGACAAGCCGGTCATCCAGTACGTCGTGGATGAGGCGGCCGAAGCCGGGATCGAACATTTCGTCTTCGTGACCGGACGCGGCAAGGGGGTCATCGAAGACTATTTCGACATCCAGTACGAGCTGGAACAGATGCTGCGCGAGCGCAACAAGAACGCCGAGCTGACGCTGCTCGCTGGGCTTCTGCCAGTTGCCGGCACCGCCAGCTTCACGCGCCAGCAGGTGCCGCTCGGGCTTGGCCACGCGGTCTGGTGCGCGCGCGACATCGTCGGCAACGAGCCTTTCGCGGTCCTACTTCCCGACATGATCATGGCCGGCGGCAAGGGCTGCCTCAAGGGCATGGTCGATCTTTATGCCGAGAGCGGCGGCAACGTCATCGCGGTTCAGGAATGCGATCCGGAACAGGCGCATAAATACGGTATCGTCGGCATCGGCTCACCGGTCGGCGAGGGCTTCAAGATCACCCAGATGGTCGAAAAGCCGGCCAAGGGCACCGCGCCGTCCAACCTCTACATCAACGGCCGCTACATCCTGCAGCCGGAGATCTTTAAGATCCTGGAAACCCAGGAGCGCGGCGCCGGCAACGAGATCCAGCTTACCGACGGCATGCTGGCGCTCCTGAAATCTCAGGAATTCGCGGCCTATCCCTTCAAGGGCGATACGTTCGACTGCGGCGCCAAGGACGGCTTCATCCTGGCCAACCTCGCCTTCGCGCTGCAGCGTCCCGACATTCGCCCGGCGATCGAAGGGCCGATGAAGGCACTGCTCGCCTCGCTGAAGTAA
- the queC gene encoding 7-cyano-7-deazaguanine synthase QueC, translating into MKTIVVCSGGLDSVSLAHRIAAEQQLLGLISFDYGQRHRKELDFAAACAARLGVFHEIIDMRGIGSRLTGSALTDDVDVPDGHYAEETMRVTVVPNRNAIMLSIAFGVVAARNADAVAIAVHGGDHFIYPDCRPGFIDAFQAMQDHALNGYASVRLLAPYVHGSKADIVTDGARHATPFAETWSCYKGGARHCGRCGTCVERREAFHLAGIEDPTEYEDPDFWRAATERFTAEETR; encoded by the coding sequence ATGAAAACCATCGTCGTCTGCTCCGGCGGACTGGATTCCGTTTCGCTCGCCCACAGGATTGCCGCCGAACAGCAGCTGCTGGGGCTGATCTCCTTCGACTATGGCCAGCGGCACCGCAAGGAACTCGATTTCGCCGCCGCCTGCGCCGCGCGGCTCGGTGTGTTCCACGAGATCATCGACATGCGCGGCATCGGCAGCCGGTTGACCGGCTCGGCACTGACCGATGACGTGGACGTGCCGGACGGGCATTATGCCGAGGAGACGATGCGGGTGACCGTGGTGCCGAACCGCAACGCGATCATGCTGTCGATCGCCTTCGGGGTGGTGGCGGCGCGAAACGCCGATGCGGTGGCGATCGCCGTGCATGGCGGCGACCATTTCATCTATCCCGACTGCCGGCCCGGTTTCATCGACGCCTTCCAGGCGATGCAGGATCATGCCCTCAACGGTTATGCCTCGGTGCGGCTGCTTGCGCCTTATGTCCATGGATCGAAGGCCGATATCGTCACGGACGGCGCTCGTCACGCTACGCCGTTTGCCGAAACCTGGTCCTGCTACAAGGGCGGTGCCCGCCATTGCGGCCGCTGCGGCACCTGCGTCGAGCGGCGCGAAGCCTTCCACCTTGCCGGCATCGAAGATCCGACCGAGTACGAGGATCCGGATTTCTGGAGGGCGGCGACGGAGCGATTCACGGCCGAGGAGACGCGTTGA
- a CDS encoding 5'-nucleotidase C-terminal domain-containing protein, which yields MKKTLGLGLLTASVMALSSGAAFADFELNILHINDFHSRLESINATDSTCSAEDEGKGVCFGGASRLLTAINQTRDALKAQNKNVILLNGGDNFQGSLFYTTYKGAAEAEALNAMKFDAMTVGNHEFDDSDDVLATFLDKIQFPVVTANVVPSAAAKIGNRIKPSLVLTVGGQKIGIVGAVTNDTAEIANPGPNITIADDVAKITEAVQGLKAQGVDKIIALTHVGYPRDLTMIAKIPDVDVVVGGHTHTLLSNTAKGAEGPYPTWSDNPGGYKVPVVQAYQYSKYLGDIKIVFDDSGVVKSAEGEPILMDKSITPDPAFLARVAELKKPIEDMKKKVVGASEAVIDGDRRVCRAKECSMGNLVADAMLDRTKGQGITIAIQNGGGLRASIDAGEVTQGEVVSVLPFQNTLATFQLTGADVIKALENGVSQIDDGAGRFPQVAGLKYSFDKSKPAGSKVSDVQVKDGDKFVAIDPAKSYGVVTNNFMRAGGDGYAIFKTGGKNAYDYGPDLADVTAEFVAARNPYKPYTDGRVTDLTPASYTPPAKPAPAAPPAAAPAAPAPTAAAPAPAAPAPAATPAPTMAAPAAPAPAAPAPSMAAPAAPAAPAPNTMAAAPAKPAPAAAPAAPQPAGPTKYTVAKGDSLWKIAEATYGDGEKWTEIAKLNALRHPNVIQVGAELELPAK from the coding sequence ATGAAGAAGACATTGGGGCTCGGGCTGCTGACCGCGTCGGTCATGGCTCTTTCAAGCGGCGCGGCATTTGCCGATTTCGAGCTCAATATCCTGCACATCAACGACTTCCATTCACGTCTCGAATCGATCAACGCAACCGATTCCACCTGCTCGGCCGAGGATGAAGGCAAGGGCGTCTGCTTCGGCGGCGCATCCCGCCTACTGACCGCCATCAACCAGACCCGCGACGCGCTGAAGGCTCAGAACAAGAACGTCATTCTCCTCAACGGCGGCGACAACTTCCAGGGCTCTCTCTTCTACACGACCTATAAGGGTGCGGCCGAAGCCGAAGCGCTGAACGCCATGAAGTTCGACGCCATGACCGTCGGCAACCATGAATTCGACGACAGCGACGACGTGCTTGCCACCTTCCTCGACAAGATCCAGTTCCCGGTCGTCACCGCCAACGTCGTGCCGAGCGCCGCCGCCAAGATCGGCAACCGCATCAAGCCCTCGCTGGTGCTGACCGTCGGAGGCCAGAAGATCGGCATCGTCGGCGCCGTCACCAACGACACCGCCGAAATCGCCAATCCCGGCCCGAACATCACCATTGCCGACGACGTCGCCAAGATCACCGAAGCCGTCCAGGGCCTCAAGGCCCAGGGCGTCGACAAGATCATCGCACTGACCCATGTCGGTTATCCGCGCGACCTCACCATGATCGCCAAGATCCCGGATGTCGACGTCGTCGTCGGCGGCCATACCCACACGCTGCTGTCGAACACCGCCAAGGGCGCCGAAGGCCCCTACCCGACCTGGTCGGACAACCCGGGCGGCTACAAGGTCCCGGTCGTCCAAGCCTATCAGTATTCGAAGTATCTCGGCGACATCAAAATCGTCTTCGACGACAGCGGTGTCGTGAAGTCGGCCGAGGGCGAGCCGATCCTCATGGACAAGTCGATCACCCCGGACCCGGCCTTCCTGGCCCGCGTCGCGGAGCTGAAGAAGCCGATCGAGGACATGAAGAAGAAGGTCGTCGGCGCCTCCGAAGCCGTGATCGACGGTGACCGCCGCGTCTGCCGCGCCAAGGAATGCTCGATGGGCAACCTGGTCGCCGATGCCATGCTCGACCGCACCAAGGGTCAGGGCATCACCATCGCCATCCAGAACGGCGGCGGCCTGCGCGCCTCGATCGACGCCGGCGAAGTCACCCAGGGCGAAGTCGTCAGCGTCCTGCCTTTCCAGAACACGCTCGCCACCTTCCAGCTCACCGGTGCCGATGTCATCAAGGCCCTGGAAAACGGCGTCAGCCAGATCGATGACGGCGCCGGCCGTTTCCCGCAGGTCGCTGGCCTCAAATATTCCTTCGACAAGTCGAAGCCGGCCGGCTCCAAGGTCAGCGACGTGCAGGTCAAGGACGGCGACAAGTTCGTCGCCATCGACCCGGCCAAGAGCTACGGCGTGGTCACCAACAATTTCATGCGTGCAGGTGGCGACGGTTATGCCATCTTCAAGACCGGCGGCAAGAACGCCTATGACTACGGTCCGGACCTCGCCGACGTGACGGCGGAATTCGTGGCTGCCCGAAACCCTTACAAGCCCTATACGGACGGCCGCGTCACCGACCTGACCCCGGCAAGCTACACGCCGCCGGCAAAGCCTGCGCCGGCCGCTCCTCCGGCGGCTGCTCCTGCCGCACCGGCTCCGACAGCCGCGGCTCCTGCTCCGGCTGCCCCGGCCCCGGCAGCAACGCCGGCCCCGACCATGGCGGCACCCGCAGCCCCTGCACCTGCCGCTCCCGCTCCCTCGATGGCGGCTCCGGCAGCACCTGCCGCTCCGGCCCCGAACACCATGGCCGCAGCCCCGGCAAAGCCTGCTCCGGCAGCGGCTCCCGCCGCTCCGCAGCCGGCCGGTCCGACCAAGTACACGGTCGCCAAGGGTGACTCGCTGTGGAAGATCGCCGAAGCCACCTATGGCGACGGCGAAAAGTGGACCGAGATCGCCAAGCTCAACGCACTGCGCCACCCGAATGTCATCCAGGTCGGCGCCGAGCTGGAACTGCCGGCGAAATAA
- a CDS encoding KpsF/GutQ family sugar-phosphate isomerase: protein MIKRALQLVENDLVDSALRTISFGKQGLNALELALQNGLGDAFRKAAELIGDIDGRVVVTGIGKSGHIGRKIAASLASTGTPSFFVHPVEANHGDLGMIGSGDVVLALSWSGETAELQGIVSFTRRFSIPLIAMTSGEISTLAREADVVLLLPKEQEACPHGLAPTTSTLMQLAMGDALAVALLEARGFSATDFRVYHPGGKLGAMLSHVGDLMHTGDRMPLVKKGVLMLEAIEELSRKRFGCVGIVDEDGSLCGFISDGDISRHLHLDLRETLVDDVMTHNPKTVGKETLATKAMALLNKHSIGALLVVDEERKPVGIVHFHDLLRVGVA, encoded by the coding sequence ATGATCAAGAGAGCTTTGCAACTGGTCGAAAACGACCTTGTCGATTCCGCCTTGAGGACAATTTCCTTCGGGAAACAAGGGCTTAATGCGCTGGAGCTGGCGCTTCAGAACGGCCTTGGGGATGCCTTCCGCAAGGCCGCGGAACTGATCGGCGACATCGACGGCAGGGTCGTCGTGACCGGCATCGGCAAGAGCGGACATATCGGCCGCAAGATCGCCGCCAGCCTCGCTTCGACCGGCACACCCTCCTTCTTCGTGCATCCGGTTGAAGCCAATCACGGCGATCTCGGCATGATCGGCTCGGGCGACGTGGTGCTGGCTCTGTCCTGGAGCGGCGAGACCGCCGAACTGCAGGGCATCGTTTCCTTCACCCGCCGCTTCTCCATTCCGCTGATCGCCATGACGTCGGGCGAGATTTCGACGCTGGCCCGCGAGGCCGATGTCGTTCTGCTGCTGCCCAAGGAACAGGAAGCCTGCCCGCACGGTCTGGCGCCGACCACCTCGACGCTGATGCAGCTTGCCATGGGCGACGCGCTTGCCGTGGCGCTGCTCGAAGCACGCGGTTTCTCGGCAACCGATTTCCGCGTCTACCATCCAGGCGGCAAGCTCGGGGCGATGTTGAGCCATGTCGGCGACCTGATGCATACCGGTGATCGCATGCCTCTGGTCAAAAAGGGCGTCCTCATGCTGGAGGCGATCGAGGAACTGTCGCGCAAGCGCTTCGGCTGCGTCGGCATAGTCGACGAGGATGGCAGCCTCTGCGGCTTCATCAGCGATGGCGATATTTCCCGGCACCTTCATCTCGATCTGCGCGAAACGCTGGTCGACGACGTGATGACGCACAACCCGAAGACCGTCGGCAAGGAAACGCTTGCCACGAAGGCCATGGCGCTGCTCAACAAGCACAGCATCGGCGCGCTGCTCGTGGTCGACGAAGAGCGCAAGCCGGTCGGCATCGTCCACTTCCACGACCTGCTGCGCGTCGGCGTCGCCTGA
- a CDS encoding SPFH domain-containing protein, with protein MNLGGLGGFDIVVIGVVLLIILVLFAGIKTVPQGYRYTVERFGRYTRTLEPGLNILTPFIERIGVRMNVMEQVLDIPTQEVITKDNASVSADAVAFYQVLNPAQAAYQISNLQNAIQNLTMTNIRSVMGSMDLDELLSNREVINERLLRVVDEAVGPWGIKVTRVEIKDIQPPADLVESMGRQMKAEREKRAQILEAEGSRSAQILRAEGAKQAAVLEAEGKREAAYREAEARERLAEAEAKATQSVSQAIAAGDVQAINYFVAQKYIEALAAIGKAPNSKIVLMPLEASSVIGSLGGIGAIAKEVFGDGSGPAAPPRPSAGPRPQPGPRTTPVLNPFNPNSSET; from the coding sequence ATGAACTTGGGCGGCCTGGGTGGCTTCGATATCGTCGTGATCGGCGTCGTACTGCTGATCATCCTGGTCCTGTTCGCCGGGATCAAGACCGTGCCGCAGGGTTACCGCTACACCGTGGAGCGCTTCGGACGCTATACGCGCACGCTGGAGCCCGGCCTCAACATCCTGACGCCCTTCATCGAGCGCATCGGCGTGCGCATGAACGTCATGGAGCAGGTGCTCGACATCCCGACCCAGGAAGTCATCACCAAGGACAATGCCAGCGTCTCCGCAGATGCTGTCGCCTTCTATCAGGTGCTCAATCCGGCCCAGGCCGCCTACCAGATTTCCAACCTGCAGAACGCCATCCAGAACCTCACCATGACCAACATCCGCTCGGTCATGGGCTCGATGGATCTCGACGAGCTGCTCTCCAATCGCGAAGTCATCAACGAGCGCCTGCTGCGCGTCGTCGACGAGGCCGTCGGCCCCTGGGGCATCAAGGTCACCCGCGTCGAGATCAAGGACATCCAGCCGCCCGCCGACCTCGTCGAATCGATGGGGCGGCAGATGAAGGCCGAGCGCGAGAAGCGCGCCCAGATCCTCGAGGCCGAAGGTTCCCGCAGCGCCCAGATCCTGCGCGCCGAAGGCGCCAAGCAGGCGGCCGTCCTGGAAGCCGAGGGCAAGCGCGAGGCCGCGTACCGCGAGGCGGAAGCTCGCGAGCGTCTGGCGGAAGCCGAAGCCAAGGCGACCCAGTCCGTCTCGCAGGCGATCGCCGCCGGCGACGTGCAGGCAATCAACTATTTCGTGGCGCAGAAATACATCGAGGCGCTGGCGGCGATCGGCAAGGCGCCCAATTCGAAGATCGTGCTGATGCCGCTGGAGGCTTCGTCGGTCATCGGTTCGCTCGGCGGCATCGGCGCCATCGCCAAGGAGGTTTTTGGCGATGGTTCGGGTCCCGCCGCACCGCCGCGCCCCTCGGCCGGCCCGCGTCCCCAGCCCGGCCCGCGCACCACGCCGGTCCTCAATCCGTTCAACCCGAATTCTTCAGAGACCTGA
- a CDS encoding outer membrane beta-barrel protein, protein MKITTTTGGTRQRRRAALGLLLACSALVSPAAAQTRNVFPPQNGSLPSVANATSPTSNTASNTALRGSTSAQPTTNATNAADDQNQDDPNLATGTTPGRSQAANQEPPYEDDLNQPREEPLDRGAEPVETQEQPREPGDPTGIRMGSFLLRPSINQSIDTETRRSNGTKIRRDYLSTTIRGTLTSDWSRHSLTVTGEGTLERNLGSSSQGEQPEANINADLRLDLSNDTVAHITGGYRFSREDDYDPNALGGASTQPGVHEFTGGASVQRDFGKVRGTAALDFSRAAYTDAKLSDGTIVSTKDRNRTGIDGRLRLGYELSPALVPYVEVATGRTFYDLRRDNSGYARSSQSYAARTGVEFDLGEKLRGEIGTGYEIVDYEDDRLKSVGAVTLNGTATWSPQRGTNVDLGLRTTVQDSTTPGQSGWVEYQATAALTHEMRDNLIARLTGSSTLRDFPSGGPSDETVWIGGAGLTWAINRYLDLTGDVEYEQAGGGGTNDKIVRAGVGLTLKR, encoded by the coding sequence ATGAAGATCACCACAACGACAGGCGGGACGCGTCAGAGGCGCCGGGCGGCACTCGGCCTTCTGCTGGCCTGTTCAGCGCTTGTTTCGCCCGCAGCCGCCCAGACCCGCAACGTGTTTCCGCCGCAGAACGGCTCTCTTCCCTCGGTCGCGAACGCCACGTCGCCAACTTCGAACACGGCCTCCAACACGGCATTGAGAGGCAGCACCTCGGCGCAGCCGACGACCAACGCCACCAATGCCGCCGACGACCAGAACCAGGACGATCCCAATCTCGCGACCGGCACCACGCCCGGCCGCAGCCAGGCGGCCAACCAGGAGCCTCCCTACGAGGACGACCTGAACCAGCCGCGCGAAGAGCCGCTCGACCGCGGCGCGGAGCCTGTCGAAACCCAGGAACAGCCCCGCGAGCCGGGCGATCCGACCGGCATCCGGATGGGCAGTTTCCTGCTCCGCCCCTCGATCAACCAGAGCATCGACACCGAGACCCGCCGCTCGAACGGCACCAAGATCCGCCGCGATTACCTGTCGACGACGATCCGCGGCACGCTGACCTCCGACTGGTCGCGCCATTCGTTGACGGTGACGGGCGAAGGCACGCTGGAACGCAATCTCGGCAGCAGCAGCCAGGGCGAGCAGCCGGAAGCGAACATCAATGCGGACCTGCGGCTCGACCTCTCCAACGATACGGTCGCCCATATCACCGGCGGCTACCGGTTCTCCCGCGAGGACGACTACGATCCGAATGCGCTCGGCGGCGCATCGACCCAGCCGGGCGTCCATGAATTCACCGGCGGCGCCTCCGTCCAGCGCGACTTCGGCAAGGTCCGCGGCACCGCCGCACTCGATTTTTCCCGTGCGGCCTATACGGATGCGAAACTCTCCGACGGTACGATCGTCAGCACCAAGGACCGCAACCGCACCGGCATCGACGGTCGCCTGCGGCTCGGCTACGAACTGTCGCCGGCACTCGTCCCCTATGTGGAAGTGGCGACCGGCCGTACCTTCTACGACCTCAGGCGCGACAATTCCGGCTATGCCCGTTCGTCGCAGAGCTATGCGGCGCGCACCGGCGTCGAATTCGATTTGGGCGAAAAGCTGCGCGGCGAGATCGGCACCGGTTACGAAATCGTCGACTACGAGGACGACCGCCTGAAATCGGTCGGCGCGGTCACCCTCAACGGCACCGCCACATGGTCGCCGCAGCGCGGCACCAATGTCGATCTCGGTCTGCGCACCACGGTGCAGGACTCGACCACGCCCGGCCAGAGCGGCTGGGTGGAATACCAGGCGACGGCGGCGCTGACCCATGAAATGCGCGACAACCTCATCGCCCGGCTGACCGGCAGTTCGACTTTGCGGGATTTCCCGAGCGGCGGCCCGAGCGACGAAACGGTCTGGATCGGCGGCGCCGGCCTGACCTGGGCCATCAACCGCTATCTCGATCTGACCGGTGACGTCGAATACGAACAGGCGGGCGGCGGCGGCACCAACGACAAGATCGTCCGCGCCGGCGTCGGCCTCACCTTGAAGCGTTAA
- the hemH gene encoding ferrochelatase: MTSHSAPMPSDHPKVTFGKVGVLLVNLGTPDGTDYWSMRRYLAEFLSDKRVIEWSRLYWYPILYGIVLNKRPQKVGKAYEAIWNKDLNESYLRTYTRSQGELMAERLKDLPNVVVDWAMRYGKPSIAERIDALKEKGCEKIVLFPLYPQYAASTTATVNDKAFEHLMKLRWQPALRTVPPYHDEPAYIEALADSVRAKYAALDWEPEMLIASFHGIPQSYFKAGDPYYCHCQKTARLLKETLGFTDRNFMITFQSRFGPEEWLQPYTDKTVEKLAHDGIKRIAVMNPGFVSDCLETLEEIAEEAGEIFLHHGGEKFAHIPCLNDSPGGMTVLEKVVRRELQGWV, encoded by the coding sequence ATGACCTCCCATTCCGCCCCCATGCCCTCCGATCATCCGAAGGTGACTTTCGGCAAGGTCGGCGTGCTGCTCGTCAATCTCGGCACGCCCGACGGCACGGATTACTGGTCGATGCGGCGTTATCTCGCCGAGTTTCTGTCCGACAAGCGGGTGATCGAATGGTCGCGGCTCTACTGGTATCCGATCCTCTACGGCATCGTGCTCAACAAGCGGCCGCAGAAGGTCGGCAAGGCCTATGAGGCGATCTGGAACAAGGATCTCAACGAAAGCTACCTGCGCACCTATACCCGCAGCCAGGGCGAGCTGATGGCCGAGCGGCTGAAGGATCTCCCGAATGTCGTCGTCGATTGGGCGATGCGCTACGGAAAACCCTCGATCGCCGAGCGCATCGATGCCCTGAAGGAGAAGGGCTGCGAAAAGATCGTCCTCTTCCCGCTCTATCCGCAATATGCGGCTTCCACCACCGCCACCGTCAACGACAAGGCCTTCGAGCACCTGATGAAGCTGCGCTGGCAGCCGGCGTTACGCACCGTGCCGCCCTATCACGACGAGCCGGCCTATATCGAGGCGCTGGCGGACTCCGTCAGGGCGAAGTATGCGGCCCTCGACTGGGAGCCGGAAATGCTGATCGCCTCCTTCCACGGCATCCCGCAATCCTATTTCAAGGCGGGCGATCCCTATTACTGCCATTGTCAGAAGACCGCGCGGCTCCTGAAGGAGACCCTCGGCTTCACGGACAGGAATTTCATGATCACCTTCCAGTCCCGTTTCGGGCCCGAGGAATGGCTGCAGCCCTATACCGACAAGACGGTCGAAAAACTCGCCCATGACGGCATCAAGCGGATCGCGGTGATGAACCCCGGCTTCGTCTCCGACTGTCTGGAAACGCTCGAAGAGATTGCCGAAGAAGCCGGCGAGATCTTCCTGCATCACGGCGGCGAAAAGTTCGCGCATATCCCCTGTCTGAACGACAGCCCCGGTGGCATGACGGTGCTGGAAAAGGTCGTTCGCCGCGAACTTCAGGGCTGGGTGTAA
- a CDS encoding NfeD family protein — protein sequence MLHDAVVNLGPWSWWILGVVLLCAELAAPGVFLIWIGAAAIVIGVLSLALWDAAFWTWHVQLLLFAVLSGAFALAGRRFYSNRNQATDEPNLNRRGESLVGRTATLHEPIAEGRGRIRLDDTWWSVMGPDLPAGTQVKVVAASGRDLTVEAA from the coding sequence ATGCTGCATGATGCTGTGGTCAATCTCGGTCCCTGGAGCTGGTGGATATTGGGCGTCGTCCTCTTGTGTGCCGAACTCGCTGCACCCGGCGTCTTCCTGATCTGGATCGGCGCGGCCGCGATCGTCATCGGCGTCCTGTCTCTGGCGCTCTGGGACGCGGCCTTCTGGACCTGGCACGTCCAGCTCCTGCTTTTCGCGGTGCTTTCCGGCGCCTTCGCACTGGCCGGCCGCCGTTTCTATTCCAACCGCAACCAGGCGACGGACGAGCCCAATCTCAACCGTCGCGGCGAAAGCCTGGTCGGCCGCACCGCAACTCTTCACGAACCGATCGCCGAGGGGCGCGGCCGCATCCGACTCGACGATACATGGTGGTCGGTGATGGGACCGGACCTGCCGGCCGGCACGCAGGTGAAGGTGGTGGCGGCGAGCGGCCGCGACCTGACGGTCGAAGCGGCGTAG